The sequence CGACGTACATGGCCGCCGTGCCGCGGATCTTCGAGAAGGTCTACAACGGGGTCGCGGCCAAGGCGCGGGCCGGCGGCGGCGCCAAGTACAAGATCTTCCAGTGGGCGGCCGAGGTCTCCCGCGAGTACGCGAAGGTCACCCAGGACAACTTCCGCCGCACCGGTGTCGCCTCCGCGCCCTTCGGCCTCTCCGCCAAGCACAAGGTCGCGGACACGCTCGTCTTCGCCAAGATCCGTGAGGCCTTCGGCGGCAACCTGCGCGCCTGCGTCTCCGGCAGCGCGGCCCTCGCGCCCGACATCGGCTACTTCTTCGCGGGTGCCGGCATCCACATCCTGGAGGGTTACGGACTCACGGAGTCGTCCGCGGCCTCCTTCGTGAACCCCGGCGAGGCGTACCGCACGGGCACGGTCGGCAAGCCGCTGCCCGGCACCGAGGTGCGGATCGCGGACGACGGCGAGATCCTGCTGCGCGGCCCCGGCATCATGGAGGGCTACCAGGGGCTGCCCGAGAAGACCGCCGAGGTCCTGGAGTCCGACGGCTGGTTCCACACCGGTGACATCGGCGAGCTGTCCCCGGACGGCTACCTGCGCATCACCGACCGCAAGAAGGACCTCATCAAGACGTCGGGCGGCAAGTACATCGCGCCCGCCGAGGTCGAGGGCCAGTTCAAGGCGGTCTGCCCGTACGTCTCCAACATCCTCGTGCACGGCGCCGACCGGAACTTCTGCACCGCGCTCATCGCCCTCGACGAGCCGTCCATCCTGACCTGGGCCGAGGACAACGGCCTGGGCGGCAAGTCGTACGCCGAGGTCGTCGCCGCGCCCGCGACGGTCAAGCTGATCGACGAGCACGTCAGGACGCTCAACGAGGGTCTTCAGCGCTGGCAGACCATCAAGAAGTTCAAGCTCCTGCCGCGCGACCTCGACATCGAGCACGGCGAACTGACCCCGAGCCTCAAGCTGAAGCGGCCGGTGGTGGAGCGTGAGTACAAGTACCTGATCGACGAGATGTACGCGGGGACGCGCGAGGCGTAGTCGTGGTGCGGGCCGCCGCGGTGCTGTTCCGCGGCGGCCGGACAGGGGGCGTGGTCACAGACCGCGCCCCCTGCGCATCTCACGCAGCAGGTCCTCCATGTGGCGTACCTGGTGGCGCAGTTCGGCCACGTCGGTGCTGTCACCGGCCGACATGGTGGTCTCGATGGCGTGCAGCCGCTCCGCGAGCTCGTCGAACTGGGCCTGCTCGCGGGCGAGCATCCGCTCCAGCTGCTGGTTCTTGCGGTGCAGGTCGAGGAAGACGGTGACCTTGGCGCGCAGCACCCAGGGGTCGAACGGCTTGGTGAGATAGTCGGCGGCTCCGGTGGCGTACCCGCGGAACGCGTAGCCCGCGTCGGAGTCCGTGCCGGTCAGGAAGATGATCGGGACGTCCTTGGTCTGGTCGAGCCGCTTGATGTTCGCGGCGGTCTCGAACCCGTCCATGCCCGGCATCCGGATGTCGAGCAGGACGACCGCGAACCGCTGCCGCAGCAGAGCCTTCATCGCCTCCTCGCCCGAACGGGCGCGTACGAGCGGCTCGTTGAGGGACCCCAGGACGGCCTCCAGCGCGATCAGGTTGTCCTCCATGTCGTCCACGAGGAGGATGCTGGCGCGCTCGTCGGTCGATGCCTCAGTGCTCATGGTGATTGATTGCCTGCCTCATTCGGTCGTCGGCGGGACGGCGGGTTCCTCCGATGTGCCGGCTCCGGTGGTGACGGTTCCGGCGGAGCCCTCCTGCTCGTCGGTGTCCTGCCCCTCGTTGTCCGCGCCCTCAGGGTCCAGGAGCGCGCAGACGACGGTCAGCAGTTGGTCGACGTCCACCGGCTTGGGTACGTAGTCGTTCGCACCGCGTGCGATGGACTTCTCGCGGTCGCTCGGCATCGCCTTGGCGGTGAGGGCGACGATGGGAAGTCCGGCCCAGCGCGGGGTGCGGCGGATGACGGAGATGGTCTCGTAACCGTCCATCTCCGGCATCATGATGTCCATCAGGACCAGCGCGACATCGGGGTTGCGGTCCAGGGCCTCGATGCCCTCGCGGCCGTTCTCCGCGTACAGGACGGGCATTCCGACCCTGCCCAGCACGTGGGTGAGCGCGAAGACGTTGCGGATGTCGTCGTCCACGATCAGCACCCGCCGCCCCGGCAGGACCTGGCCCGCGCGGCCCGTCTTCCACGCCTCCAGTTTGGTGGGCGCGGGCCAGCTGTCGTCCTGGTCGTGGACGGTGAAGGGCTCGGTGGACAACTGCTCGGGCAGGATCAGGGTCCGGTCCTCGGCGTCGGCCCCGGCCGGCGGGTGCCCGGGGCTGACGACCGGCACGTACAGGGTGAAGGTGGAACCCCTGCCGGGCGTGCTCTCGGCGATGATGCGGCCGCCCAGCAGGCCCGCGATCTCCCGGCTGATGGACAGCCCGAGGCCCGTGCCGCCGTACTTGCGGTTCGTCGTGCCGTCGGCCTGCTGGAACGCCTCGAAGATCACCGGGAGTTTCTCCGGGGCGATGCCGATGCCGGTGTCGGAGACCGCGAACGCGACGACGTTGTCGCTGCCCTCCCGGGTGAAGTGCGGCTCGGGATGCTCGACGCGGCTGACGCGCAGTTCGACCCGGCCCGACGCGGTGAACTTGATCGCGTTGGAGAGGAGGTTGCGCAGGATCTGCTGGAGCCGCTGCTCGTCCGAGAACATCTCGCGCGGCACGTCCTCGCCGACCTCGACCTCGAAGGTGAGGCCACGGTCGAGGGTGAGCGGGCGGAAGGTGGCGTGCACGTAGTCGAGGAGTTTGATCAGCGGCAGCTTCTTGGGGCGTACGTCCATCCGGCCGGCCTCGATCTTCGAGAGGTCGAGGATGTCGTTGATGAGCTGGAGGAGGTCCGAGCCCGAGCGGTGGATCGTCGCCGCGAACTGCACCTCCTGGTCGGAGAGATGACCGTCCGGGTTGTCGGAGAGCAGCCGGGCGAGGATCAGCAGTGAATTGAGCGGCGTGCGCAGCTCGTGCGACATGTTCGCCAGGAACTCCGACTTGTACTGCGACGAGGTCGCCAGCAGCGCCGCCTTCTCCTCCAGTTCGGCGTTGGAGCGGCGCAGCTCCGCCTGCTGCGACTGGAGTTCGTCGGAGCGGTCCTGCAGCTGGATCGCGAGGCGCTGGGACTCGCCGAGCAGGGACTCCGTACGGGAGTTGGCGATGATGGTGTTGATCGCTACGCCGATGGTGTTCACGAACTGGTCGAAGAACGCCAGGTGGACGTCGGAGAAGCGGGAGAACGAGGCCAGCTCGATGACACCGAGCAGCTTGTCCTCGAAGAGGATCGGGATGATGACGACGCTCGCGGGCGCCGCCTCGCCGAGACCGCTGTTGATCTTGATGTAGTCCGCCGGGGCCTCCTCCATCAGGATCCGCTTCTTCTCGCGCGCGGCCTGCCGCACGAGCCCGTGCACCGGCATGCTGACCGTGTCGACCGTCGCGCTCTGCGCCGAACCGTACCCGGCGATGAAGGCGAGCCCCTTGATGGGCAGGGCCGTCTGCAGGGTCGCCTTGTCCTCCTCCGGGTCGGCCAGGAAGAAGGCGCCGAACTGCGCGTTCACCAGCGGCGTCAGCTCGCGCAGGATCAGGTCCGCGACCTCCATCAGGTCCCGGTGGCCCTGCATGAGGGCGGCGAGGCGGGCCAGGTTCGACTCCAGCCAGTCCTTGGCGCGGGTCGTCTCGCGGAGGTTGGCCACCATCAGGTTGATGTTGTCCTTGAGCTCGTCGACCTCGCCCTGGGTCTCCACCGTGATGGAGCGGGACATGTCGCCCTGGGCCACCGCGGACGCCACCTCGGCGATCGCGCGGACCTGGGTGGTGAGGTTGGACGCCAGCTCGTTCACGTTCGTCGTCAGACGCTTCCAGGTGCCGTACACGCCCTCCACCCGGGCCTGACCGCCGAGCTGCCCCTCCGAACCCACCTCGCGGGCCACCCGGGTGACCTCGGAGGAGAACGACGACAGCGTGTCCACCATCGTGTTGATGGTGGACTTCAGTTCCAGGATCTCGCCGCGCGCGTCGACGTCGATCTTCTTCGACAGGTCGCCCTGGGCCACCGCGGTGGCGACCTGCGCGATGTTGCGGACCTGCGAGGTCAGGTTGTCCGCCATGTAGTTGACGTTGTCGGTGAGGTCCCGCCACACCCCGGAGACGCCCAGTACCTGCGCCCGGCCGCCGAGGCGGCCGTCGGTGCCGACCTCGCGGGCCACCCTCGTCACCTCGTCGGCGAAGGCGCGCAACTGCTCCACCATCGTGTTGACGGTGTCCTTCAGCTCCAGGATCTCGCCGCGCGCGTCGACGGTGATCTTCTTGGAGAGGTCGCCGTTGGCCACCGCCGTGGTCACCTGGGCGATGTTGCGGACCTGCGAGGTGAGGTTCAGGGCCATGAAGTTGACGTTGTCGGTGAGGTCCTTCCAGACGCCGGAGACGCCGCGCACCTGGGCCTGGCCGCCGAGGTTTCCCTCGGTGCCGACCTCGCGGGCGACGCGGGTGACCTCGTCGGCGAAGGCGGAGAGCTGGTCGACCATGGTGTTGATCGTCGATTTCAGCTCCAGGATCTCGCCCTTCGCCTCGACGGTGATCTTCTTGCCGAGGTCGCCCTGGGCCACCGCCGTGGACACCAGCGCGATGTTGCGGACCTGCGAAGTGAGGTTGTCCGCCATGAAGTTGACGTTGTCGGTGAGGTCCTTCCAGACGCCGGAGACGCCGCGCACCTGGGCCCGGCCGCCGAGGTTTCCCTCGGTGCCGACCTCGCGGGCGACGCGGGTGACCTCGTCGGCGAAGGCGGAGAGCTGGTCGACCATGGTGTTGATCGTCGACTTCAGCTCCAGGATCTCGCCCTGGGCGCCGACGGTGATCTTCTGGCTCAGGTCGCCGTTGGCCACCGCCGTGGTCACCTGGGCGATGTTGCGGACCTGTGAGGTCAGGTTCGAGGCCATGAAGTTGACGTTGTCGGTGAGGTCCTTCCAGACGCCGGAGACGCCGCGCACCTGGGCCCGGCCGCCCAGCTCGCCCATCGTGCCGACCTCGCGGGCCACCCTCGTCACCTCGTCGGCGAAGGCGGACAGCTGGTCGACCATCGTGTTCACGGTCAGCTTCAGTTCGAGCAGCTCACCGGTCGCCTCGACCGTCACCGTGCGGGTCAGGTCGCCCCGCGCCACCGCCGTGGTCACCAGGGCGATGTCCCGGACCTGGGCGGTCAGCCGGGACGCCATCGTGTTGACCGCCTCGGTCACGTCCCGCCAACTGCCCGACAGGCCGGTCACCTTGGCGCGTCCGCCGAGGCGGCCCTCGGTGCCGACCTCGCGCGCCACCTGGGTGACCTCTCCCGTGAAGAGGGACAGCTGATCGACCATCTTGTTGACGGCCCGCCCCAGCCGCCGCAGATCGCCCCGCAGCTGCCGGTTGCCGTCGTGCAGATCGACGCGCTGCGTCAGATCGCCGCCCGCCACCGCGTCCAGGACGCGCGTCGCGTTGGCGGCCGGCGCCACCAGGGCGTCGAGCAGCTGGTTCACGTCGTTGATCCGGGTCGTCCAGTGGCCCTGACCGGGGCTCGCCGCGAGCCGTTCGTCCAGCCGGCCGTGGCGCACGATCTCACGGCGGACCCGCTGGGCCTCCGTGTTGAAATGCACGCTCCGGTCCACGATCTGGTTGAACACCATCCCCAGCTCGGCCGCGATGCCGTGGCCCGTCTCCGGCACCTTGCTGAAGTCGCCGTCCCGCGCGGAGGTCATGGCGGCCAGGAGGGGACGCAGGTCCGATGCCCGGATCTGACCGTCTCCGAGCAGGTGCATAGCACTGTTCTCACTCATGGTGGCCCACTTCGGTAACTCGGTGCTTATGGGCGTAGCCAGTCTGTCACTCTGTCTGCATTGCTTGGGGTGTATTCGTCCGAACTGCTCAGGGAGCCGCACAGTGGGGGCCATTCCGACGCAACGGGAGTCCGCGTCCCGTGCTGCTGGGGCCTCGGCGCGCCCGCACACAGTGGCCCGCACGTCCCTGCCGGGCAACTCGCTCGCGCCGGGCGCGGCCCGCAGATTCGTTCGTACGACGCTCGCCGAGTGGTCCGAACTCGCCCTGCCGGGAACGGAGTTGGTCACCGACCGGCTCGTGGGCGACGCGATGGTGGTCGTCAGTGAACTGGTGACGAACGCCGTGGTGCACGCGGGCACCGACGTGGAACTGCTGTGCCGGCTCGACAACTGCACGGAGGACTGCTCCGTGGCGGTCCCGGGCAGCACGGACACCGCGCAGGGGACCGCCGGGAAGGCCGCCGAGGGGGCCCGGAAAGCGGCCCCGGAAGCGCCCGGCGGGAGCGCCTTCGTCATAGAGGTCTCCGACCACCATCCCGAGCGGGTCGTCCGCGACGACGGCGCCGCGCGGCCGTACGACGCCGTCGAGTACGGCCGCGGTCTGCGGCTCGTCTCCGCGCTCTCCGAAGCCTGGGGCATCACCTACCGCACCGGCGTCAAGACCGTGTGGGCGCGGCTGCCCGCCGAGGCGATCCCGACCGCCGAGGCCGCGGAGGCCTACGAGGGCGAACACGCCCTGCGACGCGGCCGGCGGGCCGCCGAGATCCTCGCCCCCGCGCCCCGGCACACCGTGCAGGACCAGGACTGGCTCAACCGCGGCGCCCTCTCCTTCCTCGCCGAGGCCTCCGACCTGCTCGGCGGACAGCTCGACGAGGACCTGGTCGCCGCGCTCACCGGCCAGCTGCTCGTGCCGCGGCTCGCCGACTGGTGCGCGGTGTGGCTGGAGGACGAGGCGCCGGGCCGCTCCGACGGCGGCCTCGTCGGCGGACCGCGGCTCGCCCGCGTCTGGCACGGCAGCGAGAACCGGATGGAGGAGCTGCGCCGTTTCCTGGAGAAGGACCCGCCCGAGCTGCCCGAGTCCGCGCGCTCCGGGCCCGTACCGATGCCCTGGCCGGCCGAGGCGCTGGGGGCGAAGGCGGAGCGCGGATCGGCCCTCGCGTTCCGGCTGATCGCCGGCGGCAGACCGCTCGGCGCCCTCGTCATCGGACGGGCCGGACAGGACCACTTCCCCGACGAGATCACCGGGCTCGTCGAGGACCTCAGCCGCCGGGTCGCCCTCGCGATCGGAGCGGCCCGGCAGTACGCGCGCCAGGCCACCATCAGCCGCGTACTGCAGCGCGGCCTGCTGCCCGGGGCCGTCGCCGAGATCCCCGGGGTGCGCAGCGCGCTCGTCTACGAGCCGTGCGACAAGGGCGGACCGAGCGGCGACTTCTACGACCTCTTCCCCGCCGGGGACGGACGCTGGTGCTTCGCCCTCGGCGACGTCCAGGGCAAGGGGCCCGAGGCGGCCGTCGTCATCGGCCTCGCCCGGCCCTGGCTGCGACTGCTGGCCCGCGAGGGCTACGCGGTGCCCGACGTCCTCGACCGGCTCAACCAGCTGCTCCTCGACGACGCCACCGAGACCGCGGACGCGGCGGCCCGCGCCCTGGTCGCGGACGGCGGCCGGGTACTCGCCGACGAGGGCCCGCAGAACCGGTTTCTCTCCCTCCTCTACGGCGAGCTGGTGCCCGTCGAGGGCGGGGTGCGCTGCACCGTGGCCTCCGCCGGACACCCGCTGCCGCTGCTCCTGAAGCCCTCGGGGGAGGTCCGCGAGGTGGCCCAGCCGCAGACCCTCCTCGGCGTCTTCGAGGACGCCGGCTACCACTGCGGGACCTTCGAGCTGCGGCCCGGCGACAGCGTCCTGTGCGTCACGGACGGCGTGACGGAGCGGCGCAACGGACACCGGCAGTTCGACGACGAGGACGGCCTCGCCGCCGCACTCACCGGCTGCGCGGGGCTGGACGCCGAGCTGATCGCCGAGCGGATCCGGCACCTTGTGCACCAGTTCGGCGGAAAACCGCCGGAGGACGACCTGGCGCTGCTGGTGCTGCAGGCGGAGTGAGGGTCCCCCCCCGGGGCGGAGTGGGGACTTCCGTGCGTACGGGACAATGGAAGACATGCCTTCCGCACTTCCCGACGGCGAGCCCGTCCCCGACGACGGGGCGCTGCCCGCGCACGCCCTGGCCGGCGCGGCCGACCGCCCGCTCGGGTTCTACCTCCACGTCCCGTACTGCGCGACCCGCTGCGGCTACTGCGACTTCAACACGTACACGGCGACGGAGCTGCGCGGCTCGGGGGGCGTGCTGGCCTCCCGCGACAACTACGCCGAGACCCTCGTCGACGAGGTCCGCCTCGCCCGCAAGGTCCTCGGCGACGATCCGCGGCCCGTCCGCACGGTCTTCGTCGGCGGCGGTACGCCCACCCTGCTGGCCGCCGACGATCTCGTACGGATGCTGGCGGCCGTCCGGGACGAGTTCGGGCTCGCGGACGACGCGGAGATCACCACGGAGGCGAACCCGGAGTCCGTGGACCCCGCCTACCTGGCCACGCTCAGGGCCGGCGGCTTCAACCGGATCTCCTTCGGGATGCAGAGCGCCCGCAAGCACGTGCTGCGGATCCTCGACCGCACCCACACCCCCGGCCGGCCCGAGGCGTGCGTCGCCGAGGCCCGCGCGGCCGGCTTCGACCATGTGAACCTCGACCTCATCTACGGCACGCCGGGGGAGAGCGACGACGACTGGCGGGCCTCGCTCGACGCGGCGATCGGCGCCGGTCCCGACCATGTGTCCGCGTACGCGCTGATCGTCGAGGAGGGGACCCAGCTCGCGCGGCGCATCCGGCGCGGGGAGGTCCCGATGACCGACGACGACGTCCACGCGGACCGCTATCTGATGGCCGAGGATCGCCTGTCGCAGGCGGGCTTCTCCTGGTACGAGGTCTCCAACTGGGCCACCTCCGAGGCCGGCCGTTGCCTCCACAACGAGCTGTACTGGCGCGGGGCCGACTGGTGGGGTGCCGGGCCCGGCGCCCACAGCCATGTCGGCGGGGTGCGGTGGTGGAACGTCAAGCATCCCGGGGCGTACGCGGGGGCGCTGGCGGCGGGGCGGTCGCCCGGGGCGGGCCGTGAGCTGCTCTCGGACGAGGACCGGCGGGTGGAGCGGATCCTGTTGGAGCTGCGGCTCCTGGAGGGGTGTCCGTTGTCGCTGCTGCGGGCCGACGGGCTTGCGGCGGCTGCGCGGGGGGTGGCCGATGGACTGCTTCAGGCCGGGCCGTACGAGGAGGGGCGGGCTGTGCTCACCCTGCGGGGGCGGTTGCTGGCGGACGGGGTTGTGCGGGACCTGGTGGACTGACCTTTTTTCGCCCCCGCCGCCCCTACCCGTTCCCGTCACGCATGGGGGCTGCGCCCCCTCGCCCCCGGTATCGCGCTGACGCGCTCGTCCTCAAACGCCGGACGGGCTAAAAGATTCGCGGACGGACTGAGGGATGTCCGCCGGTCCGGCGACATCCTTCAGCCCGTCCGGCGTTTGAGGACCGGGGGTTCGGGGGGCGGCGCCCCCGAGTACGTGACGTGACGGGTAGGGGCGGCGGGGGCGGAAAGAAGGTCATTCCGGGGTTGTGACGAAGTCGATCAGTTCTTCCACCCGGCCCAGGAGTTCCGGCTCCAGGTCCCGGTAGGAGCGGACCGAGTCGAGGATCCGCTGCCACGCCGCGCCCGTGTTTTCCGGCCAGCCGAGAGAACGGCAGACGCCCGTCTTCCAGTCCTGCCCCCGCGGCACCCGGGGCCAGGAAGGGATACCCACGGACGCCGGCTTCACGGCCTCCCAGACGTCGATGTACGGGTGGCCCACGACCAGCGCGTACTCACTCGTCACGGCCTCCGCGATACGCGACTCCTTCGTGCCGGGGACCAGGTGGTCCACGAGCACCCCCAGCCGCGCGTCCGGCCCCGGACCGAACTCGTCGACGATGGCGGGCAGGTCGTCGATGCCCTCCAGGTACTCGACGACGACCCCCTCGATGCGGAGGTCGTCGCCCCACACCCGTTCCACCAGTTCGGCGTCGTGGCGGCCCTCGACGTAGATGCGCCCGGCCCGGGCCACGCGGGCCCGCGCCCCGGGCACGGCGACCGACCCCGACGCCGTGCGCGTGGGGCGTACCGGAGCGGAAGACGGGCGTACGAGGGTCACCACGCGCCCCTCCAGCAGGAAGCCGCGCGGTTCCAGCGGGAACACCCGGTGCTTGCCGAAGCGGTCCTCCAGCGTGACCGTCCCCGCCTCGCAGCGGATCACGGCACCGCAGAACCCGGTGCCGGGCTCCTCGACCACGAGCCCCGGGTCCGCCGCGACCTCGGGCACGGGCTTGGGCTTCTTCCACGGAGGGGTGAGATCCGCTGAGTACTGGCGCATTCGGATGACGATAGGAGAAAGCGGTCCGGGTCAGGTACACCGACACCCCGGAGCGGCGGTCACGGTACGTCGAAACGCCGGGCCAACGCGTCCCGTTGGGCCCGCACGAACGCCGCGTCCACCACCGCCCCGTGCCCGGGCACGTACAGCGCGTCCTCGCCCCCGAGAGCCAGCAGACGGTCCAGCGCGGCGGGCCAATGGGAGGGCACGGCGTCGGGCCCGGCCTGGGGCTCGCCGGACTCCTCGACCAGGTCGCCGCAGAAGACGATCTCCGGGGAGCCGGAGCCGGAACCGCTGACCAGGACCGCGAGGTCGTGACCGGTGTGGCCGGGGCCCACGTTCGCCAGCAGGACC is a genomic window of Streptomyces sp. NBC_00414 containing:
- a CDS encoding AMP-dependent synthetase/ligase, producing MSDTQTLIENRPPSVAALFLERVAATPDAEAYRYPVPAAGEGPDEWRSLSWAQAADRVYAIAAGLIELGVRPEQRVALASSTRVEWILVDLGIMCAGAATTTVYPSTKSDESAFILSDSESKVLVAEDAEQLAKAREKRAELPELTHVVVIDSAGVESAEDEGDWVIGLAELEQRGAAYLEKNPDLIKEKVAAITKDQLATLIYTSGTTGRPKGVRLPHDNWSYMAKAIAATGLVGKDDVQYLWLPLAHVFGKVLTSGQIEVGHVTAVDGRVDKIIENLPVVQPTYMAAVPRIFEKVYNGVAAKARAGGGAKYKIFQWAAEVSREYAKVTQDNFRRTGVASAPFGLSAKHKVADTLVFAKIREAFGGNLRACVSGSAALAPDIGYFFAGAGIHILEGYGLTESSAASFVNPGEAYRTGTVGKPLPGTEVRIADDGEILLRGPGIMEGYQGLPEKTAEVLESDGWFHTGDIGELSPDGYLRITDRKKDLIKTSGGKYIAPAEVEGQFKAVCPYVSNILVHGADRNFCTALIALDEPSILTWAEDNGLGGKSYAEVVAAPATVKLIDEHVRTLNEGLQRWQTIKKFKLLPRDLDIEHGELTPSLKLKRPVVEREYKYLIDEMYAGTREA
- a CDS encoding response regulator gives rise to the protein MSTEASTDERASILLVDDMEDNLIALEAVLGSLNEPLVRARSGEEAMKALLRQRFAVVLLDIRMPGMDGFETAANIKRLDQTKDVPIIFLTGTDSDAGYAFRGYATGAADYLTKPFDPWVLRAKVTVFLDLHRKNQQLERMLAREQAQFDELAERLHAIETTMSAGDSTDVAELRHQVRHMEDLLREMRRGRGL
- a CDS encoding HAMP domain-containing protein; the protein is MSENSAMHLLGDGQIRASDLRPLLAAMTSARDGDFSKVPETGHGIAAELGMVFNQIVDRSVHFNTEAQRVRREIVRHGRLDERLAASPGQGHWTTRINDVNQLLDALVAPAANATRVLDAVAGGDLTQRVDLHDGNRQLRGDLRRLGRAVNKMVDQLSLFTGEVTQVAREVGTEGRLGGRAKVTGLSGSWRDVTEAVNTMASRLTAQVRDIALVTTAVARGDLTRTVTVEATGELLELKLTVNTMVDQLSAFADEVTRVAREVGTMGELGGRAQVRGVSGVWKDLTDNVNFMASNLTSQVRNIAQVTTAVANGDLSQKITVGAQGEILELKSTINTMVDQLSAFADEVTRVAREVGTEGNLGGRAQVRGVSGVWKDLTDNVNFMADNLTSQVRNIALVSTAVAQGDLGKKITVEAKGEILELKSTINTMVDQLSAFADEVTRVAREVGTEGNLGGQAQVRGVSGVWKDLTDNVNFMALNLTSQVRNIAQVTTAVANGDLSKKITVDARGEILELKDTVNTMVEQLRAFADEVTRVAREVGTDGRLGGRAQVLGVSGVWRDLTDNVNYMADNLTSQVRNIAQVATAVAQGDLSKKIDVDARGEILELKSTINTMVDTLSSFSSEVTRVAREVGSEGQLGGQARVEGVYGTWKRLTTNVNELASNLTTQVRAIAEVASAVAQGDMSRSITVETQGEVDELKDNINLMVANLRETTRAKDWLESNLARLAALMQGHRDLMEVADLILRELTPLVNAQFGAFFLADPEEDKATLQTALPIKGLAFIAGYGSAQSATVDTVSMPVHGLVRQAAREKKRILMEEAPADYIKINSGLGEAAPASVVIIPILFEDKLLGVIELASFSRFSDVHLAFFDQFVNTIGVAINTIIANSRTESLLGESQRLAIQLQDRSDELQSQQAELRRSNAELEEKAALLATSSQYKSEFLANMSHELRTPLNSLLILARLLSDNPDGHLSDQEVQFAATIHRSGSDLLQLINDILDLSKIEAGRMDVRPKKLPLIKLLDYVHATFRPLTLDRGLTFEVEVGEDVPREMFSDEQRLQQILRNLLSNAIKFTASGRVELRVSRVEHPEPHFTREGSDNVVAFAVSDTGIGIAPEKLPVIFEAFQQADGTTNRKYGGTGLGLSISREIAGLLGGRIIAESTPGRGSTFTLYVPVVSPGHPPAGADAEDRTLILPEQLSTEPFTVHDQDDSWPAPTKLEAWKTGRAGQVLPGRRVLIVDDDIRNVFALTHVLGRVGMPVLYAENGREGIEALDRNPDVALVLMDIMMPEMDGYETISVIRRTPRWAGLPIVALTAKAMPSDREKSIARGANDYVPKPVDVDQLLTVVCALLDPEGADNEGQDTDEQEGSAGTVTTGAGTSEEPAVPPTTE
- a CDS encoding ATP-binding SpoIIE family protein phosphatase, which produces MGAIPTQRESASRAAGASARPHTVARTSLPGNSLAPGAARRFVRTTLAEWSELALPGTELVTDRLVGDAMVVVSELVTNAVVHAGTDVELLCRLDNCTEDCSVAVPGSTDTAQGTAGKAAEGARKAAPEAPGGSAFVIEVSDHHPERVVRDDGAARPYDAVEYGRGLRLVSALSEAWGITYRTGVKTVWARLPAEAIPTAEAAEAYEGEHALRRGRRAAEILAPAPRHTVQDQDWLNRGALSFLAEASDLLGGQLDEDLVAALTGQLLVPRLADWCAVWLEDEAPGRSDGGLVGGPRLARVWHGSENRMEELRRFLEKDPPELPESARSGPVPMPWPAEALGAKAERGSALAFRLIAGGRPLGALVIGRAGQDHFPDEITGLVEDLSRRVALAIGAARQYARQATISRVLQRGLLPGAVAEIPGVRSALVYEPCDKGGPSGDFYDLFPAGDGRWCFALGDVQGKGPEAAVVIGLARPWLRLLAREGYAVPDVLDRLNQLLLDDATETADAAARALVADGGRVLADEGPQNRFLSLLYGELVPVEGGVRCTVASAGHPLPLLLKPSGEVREVAQPQTLLGVFEDAGYHCGTFELRPGDSVLCVTDGVTERRNGHRQFDDEDGLAAALTGCAGLDAELIAERIRHLVHQFGGKPPEDDLALLVLQAE
- the hemW gene encoding radical SAM family heme chaperone HemW is translated as MPSALPDGEPVPDDGALPAHALAGAADRPLGFYLHVPYCATRCGYCDFNTYTATELRGSGGVLASRDNYAETLVDEVRLARKVLGDDPRPVRTVFVGGGTPTLLAADDLVRMLAAVRDEFGLADDAEITTEANPESVDPAYLATLRAGGFNRISFGMQSARKHVLRILDRTHTPGRPEACVAEARAAGFDHVNLDLIYGTPGESDDDWRASLDAAIGAGPDHVSAYALIVEEGTQLARRIRRGEVPMTDDDVHADRYLMAEDRLSQAGFSWYEVSNWATSEAGRCLHNELYWRGADWWGAGPGAHSHVGGVRWWNVKHPGAYAGALAAGRSPGAGRELLSDEDRRVERILLELRLLEGCPLSLLRADGLAAAARGVADGLLQAGPYEEGRAVLTLRGRLLADGVVRDLVD
- a CDS encoding DUF3097 domain-containing protein encodes the protein MRQYSADLTPPWKKPKPVPEVAADPGLVVEEPGTGFCGAVIRCEAGTVTLEDRFGKHRVFPLEPRGFLLEGRVVTLVRPSSAPVRPTRTASGSVAVPGARARVARAGRIYVEGRHDAELVERVWGDDLRIEGVVVEYLEGIDDLPAIVDEFGPGPDARLGVLVDHLVPGTKESRIAEAVTSEYALVVGHPYIDVWEAVKPASVGIPSWPRVPRGQDWKTGVCRSLGWPENTGAAWQRILDSVRSYRDLEPELLGRVEELIDFVTTPE